From Anopheles coluzzii chromosome 3, AcolN3, whole genome shotgun sequence, the proteins below share one genomic window:
- the LOC125907370 gene encoding trypsin epsilon-like, which yields MCSTLTALALALVGEIVLVKAIYIKPDVANGGDAAENSFPYMVQIQQFMVVSYVHHCGGTLVTSRCILTAAHCAVESLKLRAIAGTVWRDSETLGQRRPIVRLLAHESYVQDGTTQPYDIALALVEEPFVVDGRAIAVIALMPDYYDPPGVMDVLGFGKIDHDDTLPDRLRVVECRLHDVEDCQKHPSEGTLCVGNPGATACQGDSGGPVVGRIDGSDWLVGVVSFGMKSCGTGPIICTDVHLYREWIGQRVFDLSVWSEENEADTMIDVYVQHYL from the exons ATGTGTTCAACGTTGACTGCGCTTGCACTAGCTTTAGTTGGGGAAATTGTCCTGGTGAAGGCTATAT ACATCAAACCGGACGTAGCCAACGGTGGCGATGCAGCGGAAAACAGTTTTCCCTACATGGTGCAGATCCAGCAGTTTATGGTCGTCAGCTACGTGCATCACTGTGGCGGTACGCTGGTAACGTCCCGCTGCATCCTTACCGCGGCACACTGTGCGGTGGAGTCGCTGAAGCTACGCGCGATCGCCGGCACGGTGTGGCGCGATTCCGAAACCCTGGGCCAGCGGAGACCGATCGTGCGGCTGCTGGCGCACGAAAGCTACGTCCAGGACGGTACAACGCAACCGTACGATATCGCGCTGGCGCTGGTGGAGGAACCGTTCGTTGTGGATGGTCGGGCGATAGCGGTCATTGCACTGATGCCGGACTATTACGACCCGCCCGGGGTGATGGATGTGCTCGGGTTCGGCAAGATCGACCATGATGACACGCTGCCCGATCGGTTGCGGGTGGTCGAGTGCAGGCTGCATGACGTCGAGGACTGCCAGAAGCATCCGTCCGAAGGGACGCTGTGCGTGGGGAATCCGGGTGCGACCGCCTGTCAGGGTGATTCCGGTGGGCCCGTCGTGGGACGGATCGATGGGTCGGATTGGTTGGTCGGGGTGGTATCGTTCGGTATGAAATCGTGCGGCACCGGACCGATCATCTGTACCGATGTGCACTTGTACAGGGAGTGGATCGGGCAGAGAGTGTTTGATTTAAGCGTATGGAGCGAGGAAAACGAAGCCGACACAATGATTGATGTGTATGTTCAGCATTACTTATAA